The genomic interval GGGCATTTGTGTTTCACAAACTCTTGTTTAACTAATGTAactcaattgtttcaaattgctacaatgaattgtttcaaattGCTACAATGAATTTCACAAATTAATGGCATTTTGTACAAATGAACCCTTTCCACAACAGGCTTTATTTTAGATCATTTCATCATTGTCTCtacttttacaatttttaaagttAAGTTAAAACTTAAGTAATGATTTGAATTCAAGCATAGGCTCCATATAGTCAAATGCTTCATTTTCGAAAATCTGATATTTCAGAGGCGTCCAGAGGCGCTGGTGTTAAGGAAAGGatcaaatatacaaaacaatatacatgtaagccaAAGAGTTTGAGTATTGCTAATGCAGACTTTGACAACATCTACAATAATGCCGATGACTTTGACTGcagaacaacttttaaaagctCTCATGGAATAGTCTCAATAGTGTTCAAATGATTTCCAAAAGTAGGTATTTATACAGGTTGTCTCTAAGGTATGTATGGATATAACTCGTAATAACTTTTATGAACTTTTAATGGTCCTTTTTATTTATCTGCAACAAACTAATGAAcaagtctactgttgtattttgtatacatgtattttaacgatTTTAACGGTAACATTTCAAACACTGTATACCTGAATCAAAGGGCCAACTGGTCTTGTTTTACACTGTGTGCAAATGTAACAAGTGCACTTTAAATCAGATCTATAATGTTAAAAGATATAACTTTGTGTAAACGGATTGTGTGAAAcctcattttaacaaatacctGCCGTCATGAGAAAATGGGCCCTTTTGTCTTTCTACTGAATAACATAACGGTCACTTGTCTCAAACGTTAATTATCtttaacacaaaacacaaaGATCTATATAAATCCTTACCAGAATTATGCGATATATGAGGTGTGTTAGGGAAAATAACCTCCAATATAATAGCCAAATGaggctacatgtacattactaATTGCACAGGGCATTCTAAACAATCGTCAATCTGAtaaagagggccatgatggtcCTGAGCTGCTCATCACATTTCtttaaagttcatgttttagCGCAACTACAAAGTCTAATGCTGTCGGTCTGTCCTCAATCTGGTATGATAAGCCCTTCTGAATAACAGCCTTCAGCTGCACTGAAAGAGTATGCTCCCTGTCTAAATTACTTAACCCATGTGGCATATCCTTTCTTTGCATTGCCCGGATTATAACCTGGACAGAGTCGTCATTTTCATCATCCTCACTGGTCAAGTCCCATATGGTTTTGGCAGTAAAGAGCTCAACTAATGAACAACAGAGGCTCCAAACATCTGCTTGTGTTCTGCCTCTCCTAGCTTGCAGAAGAATCTCTGGAGCTTGATAAGCTGGAGTTCCTGGCTTTGTCTCTCTGCGATCTGCAACTGTTTTGGTCATGGTATTCATTACCTTCACCTTAGACAATCCCATGTCACAAAATTTTGCCGTTTCCAAATTTCTCGTCAGCAAAATGTTTTCAGGCTTAATGTCTCTGTGAATAACTATTggattattattatgtaaatatgcTACACCCTGACATACTTGCAATGCCACTGCATGTTTTTGAGGCACAGTAAATTCGTACTCATTGTCAGCAAAAAGCACATCATCCAAATTTGGACCTGCAATGAACTCTGTGAGAAGACAGAGACAGTCAGTATTGATTGAGTAACCCATCAGTAGAACAATGTTTGGATGCCTAAGATTACTGTTTGTGACAACTTCTTGCAACACTGACTGTTTCACAACTTTCATGCGTTTTATCTTAACTTTCTTCACTGCAATATCTGTTCCCAAATATTCACCTTTGTAAACCTCACCAAAACCACCCTCCCctattttttccaataatttgaAGTCTCCAAACCTTACATTTAAGTTGTCAGTATTAGCATCCAACTGTGTAAACCCTTTTTTAACTGGTGGTTGCTCTGCAACTAAATTATCAGAAGAACCCATACTCTTTCTTGAGTTTTTTCCAGTAAGCTTagctttaatatcattttcattttcatcctTGTCCAGTCTGGTTTCCACAGAATCCACAAATCCTGTTGAAATATCTAAGAATTCAGTTGTAACATCACCCAAAAAACTTGTTTCTGTAACTGTTGAAATAGCATTTGAACATGTACACTCATTTTCGATCAAAATACTTGTTTCGGTAACTGTTGGTGCTTTGTTTACTGCTGCACCATATTTTTCACAGAAATAACCTGTTGAAACGGTGTTTGCATCTGAACCATCTTTTTCAAAGATTACACTTGTTGCAGGAATTGTCTGAACAGTCTTTGAACATTTGCCATCTTTTTCACAGATTACATCTACTTAAGGAATTGTCGAAATAGTATTTGTTCCTGTACCATTGTTTACACACATTGCACttgtttcaggaattgtttCAGGAATTGTTGGAATAGCAGTTGCCCCTGTGCCATCTTTTTCATGGATTACACTTGTTTCAGGAAATGTAAGAACAGCGTTTGCACCTGTGGCATCTCTTTCATGGATTACACTTGTTTCAAGAAATGTTGAAACAGCGTTTGCACCTATGCCGTCTTTTTCACAGAATACACTTGTTTCACAAGCTGCTGATACAGCATTTGCACATGTGCCATCTTTGTCACAgataaaagttgttgttgttaaactgTGTGTACCTTTACCATCATTTTCACCCAAATCACTTGTTTCAATAAACGTTTGTGTAACCATGTCTAGGCTAGAATCTGTAGCTGCTGTATTAGAAATGCAATCTTTCAAATCAGCAGTTATGCCAAAGTGTGTGGTGTTCAGATTTTCAGTAACCTCGCTGTCGATTCGCATATCCATGTCATATCTATCTGTAGTTGCGGGCAAAGCTATTTCAACACTCTCTTCAAAGGTGTACAACGTTTCGCCTACTTGgcattttacattttagacACCAGTGTCATTTGTATGTATCAACATGAGATTAATCCCTGCTGCATATATGCTTTGATCCTTATACCATGTGTAATTAACGTTTTCAGAACAGTTTGTTACTACGCCTAAAACAACTTTGCCTTCATTCATTCCACATATCTCATTAGGtccatgaaatatatatgcactgtcTTGTCCAGCGACGTCTTGTGGAAAACTGAGGCCAGACGAAGTTCGCTCCATGTAAACCTTATCATTTACAGCCAGATACGTTACATTATAACCATCTTCAAGAGGGTCGTAATCGTCTATGTCATCAGGAATACCTGATAATTCCCTGCATTGTTTTGTGCTATGACATGTGATAATTGAGGTGTCTCCTGAATATTCTGATGTTTCATTCTTAGTATACTGTACATGCAGTCCTTGTATTGTCTTCCTGTTGGCAAGATAACTCGTTTCACTTGTTTCTTCCAGTGGCTTTATTTTATCATAGGTAATGCTTTTCGTCGAAAGATAAACATGGAATTGAGACGAGTACCTTCCTGTTGACTTCAAAAATTCTTGAAATGTACACGGTTGTTCATCTATATTGCAGAAGCGTTCAATTTTCTCACCGCTGTAATTAGTTAAATTCACTtccatatcatttaaatttccaaaaGAATTTCTTCCATTCGGAAAAAATAAACGTTTGCCGACTTCAATTATTGATTCCACTGACTGAGGCTCCGTTATATTATATTCCATCTTCCGAATGCCCCCACCTCGTCTTGATGTAATTTGTCTAAAGTCACCTTGACAGTAATGGCGCCATCCGATATGTAGCTTGTACATAGTATGACGGCCGCTAGGTTTCTGTTTTCTCTTTTCCTGTCCTGCAGCAtcctaaatgaaataagtagAACATGTAGTCCTAAATgaaaaagtagtagtagtagtagtagtagtagtagaagtagtagaagcagtagcagttgtagtatgagtagtagtagtagttgttgttgtgttgttgttgttgtagtagtagtagtagtagtactagaaGTAATAGCGCTAGTAGGGCTAGTAACGGTAGACggtggaagtagtagtagtagtagtaatggaagtagtagtagtagtagtagtagtagcagcaaaagcagcagtagcaacagtagtagtagtacatgTAGTAGTAGTTAGCAGCagcaatagtagtagtagtagtagtagtagtataattgtagtagtagtagtagtagtagtagtagtagtagtagtagtagtagtagtagtggtattAGTAGTACTAGAAGTGAAGttgtagtagtactagtagtagaagtagtagtagtagcagaagcagtattattagaagtagtagaagtagttgtagtagtagtagtatcagctgtagtagtagtagtagtagtagtagtagtagaagtagtagtaggagtaaaggttatagtagtagtagaagtagaagccgccgcagtagtagtagtagtagaagcagtagtagtacaaatagtagtagttgtagtaacTTCTATTATAGATCAATTGTATGCAAAGTTctacaaaacagaaattaacaAGATTGCAGTGTGAAGGACAACTATATTCCCCACCGCCATGTATAAAGTtatatgaaattccatccagtagttttcaagttatgctccggacaagaaaaagtaacaaaggaaaataactcagtaattaagCAAAtaagttatggttcttgtacacttcacttcctctcatgagctctaccattgtatgaagttatatcaaattccatccagtggttttcaagttatgaaatatgttatatatatttgcacCGCTTACAATCTTCTGTTTAGATAAGGAGATAGTGCATGTTTCTACCTGACTTTGCCAACGAACGACATTCATTAAAAGTTGCAGTGTTAACAATTGCTCCgctttttcatcaaaaaatgGAGCTAATAAAGTGGTTTCCAATAAAGAATACCTTGTTATTGTAAGTCGTTCCCCTGCCAGTACCAAgacaaatctatttttagacatatttaccattttttccttttcttttggCTCACTGACTTTTTTAGTAGCAGGCACCAGAGCTTTCTTCTTCAGCTTTTTACTACGAGTAcgaatattttcaattactgCTTTAATCCGCTCTCCTCTTTCCTGCAAAGTATGAAGTGTATTAGCTGTACATCTGACATTCAACAAGAATCTGAATTCTGAAAGAAACGaccagttacatgtatatataaattattattttattacacaaCACGCTCCTTTCGGTTTCttcggaaatataaaaaaaagagtaaactATTCGAACTATTAAAGGCATATGCTACAGACCAGCCACGGTTTTCCTAAAACAACATAGGTAAACGTTGTGCACCGCATCATAATGCTTTAACCTGACGAGGAAGGTAATAACGAGAACGGTTAGTCCGAGGTTTATTTGTCGTAAagcttaaaaaagaaagaaatgcacATTTACCAGAAAGCCCGATAACctattaaatatatactataagGGCGCATAATCCCCAATGCCCGAAGCTCAATATGCTGTAATAATCCaattaaaatggtgtttaaGCATATCAAATGACTAAATAAGTCAAGTACATAGAGGTATTTATCTATTGATAGTATCAATAGTTTCATAGATCTATAAACAGGACTTAAGGAACCAAATTATACTCAGTTCACATGAAAAAGCATAGTACACTAGTACACCACTGTAATCCACCTAAATAAAAGGGTACTAACAACATCTAGGACGAAACAGCAAAATATGAATCGCGAACGAAAGGTCGAGGATACGAATATTGCATTCTGGTTACGAAACTGACGAGGACGAAACTATTTCCTTACAAGTAGCAGACTTATAACAAGTACTGAAAATTTAAGTGTAGACTCTTGAAGAAGCATATAAATTTAcatcatattcatatataagggactacaaaacatagaaattctCACATCTATGGCCTTTTGAAAGCGAACAATCGGAAATTTACCTTCACAAAGAGCGAAAGACCTCGGACAAAAGATTAAACCGCCCCAATACTATTTCGAAACAATGCTAAACTGTTCCCCCTTTAGCTTTATTTCATTCCTCATCAACTTGATTAAGTGTGCATTGTCACACCCTATAGAGGTCCCATCGAAACGAGTTACACGGGATCTCGATGAACTTCAACGAATAGTGCTGTCTTTAAAAGGGAGCTCTATTcgttaaaaacatttgaaagcCCACATACAGCTCATTTGATAGTTGTCACATATGGCTGGGACGTACATAATTTAGCAATGACGTGTTTATACAGCATTAAGTGTGAAATAATGGCCGGAACCGTTGACAGTGTTCGtgttattatcatatatttttttggatCAAAGGGCTTAGGGGACCAAACGCGGCCTTAGGAACCCAGTCCAAAAACAATTGAGTGCGCTATAATTAAATCTATCTAGTTCCTTATGTAGAGCTTTCTTTACAGGCGCTTCAGGTGAACA from Mya arenaria isolate MELC-2E11 chromosome 7, ASM2691426v1 carries:
- the LOC128241030 gene encoding probable serine/threonine-protein kinase DDB_G0267514; the protein is MDMRIDSEVTENLNTTHFGITADLKDCISNTAATDSSLDMVTQTFIETSDLGENDGKGTHSLTTTTFICDKDGTCANAVSAACETSVFCEKDGIGANAVSTFLETSVIHERDATGANAVLTFPETSVIHEKDGTGATAIPTIPETIPETSAMCVNNGFVDSVETRLDKDENENDIKAKLTGKNSRKSMGSSDNLVAEQPPVKKGFTQLDANTDNLNVRFGDFKLLEKIGEGGFGEVYKGEYLGTDIAVKKVKIKRMKVVKQSVLQEVVTNSNLRHPNIVLLMGYSINTDCLCLLTEFIAGPNLDDVLFADNEYEFTVPQKHAVALQVCQGVAYLHNNNPIVIHRDIKPENILLTRNLETAKFCDMGLSKVKVMNTMTKTVADRRETKPGTPAYQAPEILLQARRGRTQADVWSLCCSLVELFTAKTIWDLTSEDDENDDSVQVIIRAMQRKDMPHGLSNLDREHTLSVQLKAVIQKGLSYQIEDRPTALDFVVALKHEL
- the LOC128241031 gene encoding uncharacterized protein LOC128241031 translates to MDAAGQEKRKQKPSGRHTMYKLHIGWRHYCQGDFRQITSRRGGGIRKMEYNITEPQSVESIIEVGKRLFFPNGRNSFGNLNDMEVNLTNYSGEKIERFCNIDEQPCTFQEFLKSTGRYSSQFHVYLSTKSITYDKIKPLEETSETSYLANRKTIQGLHVQYTKNETSEYSGDTSIITCHSTKQCRELSGIPDDIDDYDPLEDGYNVTYLAVNDKVYMERTSSGLSFPQDVAGQDSAYIFHGPNEICGMNEGKVVLGVVTNCSENVNYTWYKDQSIYAAGINLMLIHTNDTGV